A stretch of the Sphingobacterium thalpophilum genome encodes the following:
- a CDS encoding gluconate 2-dehydrogenase subunit 3 family protein, with protein MNRRESLKALGFIAAGSSLLTAACNSKETKKTIASNGERLPGIQDFEYERTAQLQAEKFFDDHEMATITVLADIIIPKDSKSGSASEAGVPEFIEFIVKDLPDNKIPMRGGLRWLDLQCKRRYGNVFIKCDTKDQLALVDEIAYPELAKPEMQQGAAFFSLMRNLTSSGFYTSEMGVKDIGYAGNKPGVWNGVPDDVLREHGFDPSKFFG; from the coding sequence ATGAATAGAAGAGAATCATTAAAAGCACTGGGATTTATCGCTGCTGGGTCTAGTCTTTTAACCGCAGCTTGTAATTCTAAAGAAACAAAGAAAACTATAGCGTCAAATGGCGAAAGATTACCGGGTATTCAGGATTTCGAATATGAACGTACTGCTCAGCTTCAGGCCGAAAAATTCTTTGACGATCATGAAATGGCCACAATTACCGTTCTGGCGGATATCATCATTCCCAAAGACAGCAAATCCGGCAGCGCCTCTGAAGCAGGTGTCCCGGAATTCATCGAGTTTATCGTTAAAGATTTACCGGACAACAAAATCCCTATGCGCGGTGGCCTACGCTGGCTGGACCTACAGTGCAAGCGACGCTATGGCAATGTATTTATAAAATGTGATACCAAAGATCAACTTGCTCTCGTTGACGAAATCGCTTATCCCGAACTGGCCAAACCGGAAATGCAACAAGGGGCAGCTTTCTTTTCCCTTATGCGAAATCTTACTTCTTCCGGATTCTATACCAGTGAGATGGGCGTAAAAGATATCGGATATGCAGGTAATAAACCTGGGGTGTGGAATGGCGTACCGGACGATGTGCTCAGGGAGCACGGCTTTGACCCCAGCAAATTTTTTGGGTAA
- a CDS encoding GMC family oxidoreductase: MSNYQIKESPELFDAIVVGSGAGGGMAGYILAHAGLKVLMLEAGPFYDPAKDSLQLRWPWESPRRGAGTTRPFGDFDAAFGGWQLEGEPYSKVDGTEFEWFRARMLGGRTNHWGRISLRMGPDDFKPKDGVTDEWPITYEEVKPYYDRVDRMIGIYGTVEGIHNEPDGIFMKPPKPRLNELYIARGAKKAGVPVIPGRGAVLTEVSKDIKDRGTCFYCGQCGRACKVYGDFSSSSCLVIPAMKTGNLKVIDNAMVREVLTNDEGLAVGVSYVDTKDLQEYTVKGKTVILGASACESARIMLNSKSKAHPGGVGNSSGLVGRYLHDSTGASLSGFLPQLLDRKRYNEDGVGSVHIYSPWWGDHSKLSFPRGYHIEYGGGLHMPSYGFLNWVPQVNSISKGADGKTKPKGGYGTALKEDFRSFYGANVGMAGRGTALARKDNYCEIDPNKVDKFGIPVLRFHYKWANEEIAQAKHMQETFQSIMHEMGAVITSKIPSADTLYGLEAPGKIIHEGGTTRMGNDPKTSVLNKWGQAHDCKNLYVVDAGPFVQQGDKNLTWTILALSMRTAEYILQEKKKLNG, translated from the coding sequence ATGTCTAATTATCAAATTAAAGAGAGTCCTGAATTATTTGACGCAATCGTAGTCGGTTCAGGCGCAGGAGGAGGCATGGCCGGCTATATTCTGGCGCATGCTGGTCTTAAAGTACTGATGCTGGAAGCCGGCCCATTTTACGATCCGGCGAAAGATTCACTGCAATTGCGCTGGCCCTGGGAATCTCCAAGGAGAGGCGCGGGTACAACAAGGCCTTTTGGCGATTTCGACGCTGCATTTGGCGGATGGCAGCTGGAGGGTGAGCCTTATAGCAAAGTCGACGGAACAGAGTTTGAATGGTTTAGAGCCCGAATGCTCGGAGGCAGGACCAACCACTGGGGCAGGATTTCGTTACGCATGGGCCCCGATGACTTCAAACCCAAAGATGGTGTCACGGATGAATGGCCGATCACATACGAAGAAGTCAAACCATATTACGACCGCGTCGATCGTATGATCGGTATTTATGGCACGGTAGAAGGGATTCACAATGAGCCTGACGGCATTTTCATGAAACCGCCGAAGCCCCGTCTTAACGAACTATATATTGCCAGAGGAGCCAAAAAAGCAGGTGTACCAGTGATTCCGGGGCGTGGCGCTGTGCTTACCGAAGTATCAAAGGACATCAAAGATAGAGGTACTTGCTTCTATTGTGGTCAATGCGGCCGCGCCTGCAAAGTCTATGGTGATTTTTCATCTTCATCCTGTCTTGTTATCCCGGCGATGAAAACCGGCAACCTAAAGGTTATCGACAACGCTATGGTCAGGGAGGTGTTGACGAATGATGAAGGGCTAGCCGTCGGCGTCTCTTATGTAGACACCAAAGACCTCCAGGAGTATACGGTAAAAGGAAAAACAGTCATTCTGGGGGCCAGTGCCTGCGAGAGCGCGCGGATTATGTTAAACTCCAAATCTAAAGCCCATCCGGGGGGTGTCGGCAATAGCAGTGGTTTGGTGGGCAGATACCTTCATGATTCTACTGGAGCAAGTCTTTCGGGCTTTTTACCACAGCTTCTTGACCGCAAAAGGTATAATGAAGATGGCGTGGGAAGTGTCCATATTTATTCACCGTGGTGGGGAGATCATTCCAAATTAAGCTTCCCGAGAGGCTACCACATTGAATACGGCGGTGGTCTGCATATGCCATCCTACGGATTCCTCAACTGGGTACCTCAAGTAAACAGCATAAGTAAGGGGGCGGATGGCAAAACAAAACCCAAAGGCGGATATGGAACCGCTCTAAAAGAGGATTTTCGTAGTTTTTATGGTGCTAACGTAGGTATGGCCGGACGCGGCACCGCCCTGGCCCGGAAAGATAACTATTGCGAAATCGATCCCAACAAAGTTGATAAGTTTGGTATTCCGGTATTGCGTTTCCACTACAAATGGGCCAATGAAGAAATCGCACAGGCAAAGCATATGCAAGAAACATTTCAGTCGATCATGCACGAAATGGGCGCTGTCATCACATCCAAAATTCCGAGTGCTGATACATTATACGGATTGGAAGCTCCCGGAAAGATCATTCATGAAGGTGGCACCACCAGAATGGGCAACGATCCGAAGACCTCGGTATTAAACAAATGGGGACAAGCGCATGACTGTAAAAACTTATACGTTGTCGACGCTGGGCCATTTGTGCAACAGGGCGATAAAAACCTGACCTGGACTATACTCGCACTGTCTATGCGAACCGCAGAATATATATTACAAGAAAAGAAAAAATTAAACGGCTAA
- a CDS encoding ABC-F family ATP-binding cassette domain-containing protein: protein MISLHQISYIHPNRDLLFENINLTVNAHEKVALIGNNGVGKSTLLRLITGSLLPAEGTVQVHTAPYYVPQITGQLNEFTVAQALGIEQKLTAFHAILKGDASEQNFNLLQDDWTLEDRCKEAFDYWKIPEVLLTKKMDDLSGGQKAKVMLAGIQVHQSELILLDEPSNHLDLESKNLLYEWIVSSKNTIVAVSHDRTLLDLLEDTLEMIPGGIKRYGGNYTFYEAQKNIERNAMQQDIHHQEKAIRVAKEKEREALERQNRLNNRGHKKQEKAGVARIMMNTLRNNAEKSTAKIKNVHQDKIEGFRANLQELRNAQAAFDEIKIDLENGSLPFGKNIIKAEDINYSYGVRNLWEENVQLQIVSGDRIALTGRNGSGKTTLVKLLLGQLTPSNGRIVRQHFTYSYLDQDYSIVDSTLTVYEQAQRYNSAALAEHEIKIRLNRFLFGKEDWDKACGLLSGGEKMRLIICCLTIQQQTPDLIILDEPTNNLDIQNIRVLTRAIRQYKGTVLVISHDEVFVKDIGIGRSIGL, encoded by the coding sequence ATGATTTCATTACACCAGATATCCTACATACATCCTAATAGAGATCTATTGTTTGAAAATATAAATCTGACCGTAAATGCCCACGAAAAAGTAGCCTTGATCGGCAACAACGGTGTTGGCAAGTCAACCTTACTGCGCCTTATTACTGGCAGCCTATTGCCTGCGGAAGGCACTGTACAAGTACATACAGCTCCATATTATGTCCCACAGATAACGGGGCAGCTTAATGAATTTACGGTGGCTCAGGCATTGGGCATTGAGCAAAAGTTAACGGCGTTCCACGCGATCCTCAAAGGGGATGCTTCTGAACAGAATTTTAATCTGTTGCAAGACGACTGGACCTTGGAGGACCGCTGCAAAGAGGCATTTGACTATTGGAAAATACCAGAAGTTCTGCTGACAAAAAAAATGGATGATCTTAGTGGCGGACAGAAAGCAAAGGTGATGCTTGCGGGTATTCAGGTCCACCAAAGTGAGCTTATCCTTTTGGACGAACCTAGCAACCACCTCGATCTGGAGAGCAAAAATCTGCTTTACGAATGGATAGTATCGTCAAAAAATACCATTGTTGCCGTCAGTCACGACCGGACACTTCTCGACCTTCTTGAGGATACTTTAGAAATGATTCCGGGGGGAATTAAGCGGTACGGTGGAAACTATACATTCTACGAAGCACAAAAAAACATCGAACGAAACGCGATGCAACAGGACATTCACCATCAGGAGAAAGCCATAAGGGTAGCAAAAGAGAAGGAAAGAGAAGCGCTCGAACGGCAGAACAGATTAAACAACAGAGGCCACAAAAAACAGGAGAAAGCAGGCGTGGCTAGAATAATGATGAATACCTTGCGGAATAATGCTGAAAAAAGCACCGCTAAGATCAAAAACGTTCATCAGGATAAAATTGAGGGCTTCAGGGCGAATCTGCAAGAACTCAGAAACGCACAAGCTGCTTTTGATGAAATCAAAATTGATCTTGAAAACGGCAGCTTGCCGTTTGGCAAGAACATCATCAAAGCCGAAGACATCAATTACAGTTACGGTGTCCGAAATCTCTGGGAAGAAAATGTTCAACTACAGATAGTCAGCGGGGACCGCATCGCACTCACAGGTAGGAATGGCTCCGGCAAAACCACGTTAGTCAAATTGCTGCTTGGACAATTGACGCCTTCCAATGGCCGTATTGTACGGCAGCACTTCACCTACAGCTATCTGGATCAGGATTATTCAATCGTCGACTCCACGTTGACCGTGTATGAACAGGCCCAACGTTATAACAGCGCTGCCTTAGCCGAACATGAAATCAAAATTAGACTCAATCGTTTTCTGTTCGGAAAAGAGGATTGGGATAAGGCCTGTGGACTCCTGAGCGGCGGTGAAAAGATGCGGCTGATCATCTGTTGCCTGACCATACAGCAACAAACTCCGGATCTGATCATTTTGGATGAGCCCACCAACAATCTCGATATTCAGAACATCCGCGTATTGACACGGGCCATCAGACAGTATAAAGGTACAGTTCTGGTCATATCCCACGATGAGGTTTTCGTCAAGGATATTGGAATAGGACGATCCATCGGTTTATAA